The following proteins come from a genomic window of Corallococcus sp. NCRR:
- a CDS encoding PAS domain-containing sensor histidine kinase has protein sequence MHDDDRDRVVDRLVEFVASTGDVWSEEYRFQRADGSWAHVLDRGVLARDDEGRPVRMIGSMMDVTERTRQMETMVEEARFRERFIGILGHDLRNPLNAIVLSARAQKRRGPLECTPEQHRQHAQRIEASATRMGNMIADLLDLTRARLAGGIPLRKAPTDLGAVCQQVVDELAAAHPDRAVAVDVDGKAEGEWDAERLAQVLSNLVGNALEHGSPDAPVFLRCWAKGEHQVLEVQNPGNPIPDDLRERLFDPFRQGEGEREQGGRRNSGLGLGLFIVKEIVQAHGGTVEVTSTQKEGTTFTVRLPRPPRPKAKAKAGKGRTRTA, from the coding sequence GTGCACGACGACGACCGGGACCGGGTGGTGGACCGGCTGGTGGAGTTCGTCGCGTCCACGGGCGACGTCTGGAGCGAGGAGTACCGCTTCCAGCGCGCGGACGGCAGCTGGGCGCACGTGCTGGACCGGGGCGTGCTGGCGCGCGACGACGAGGGGCGCCCGGTGCGGATGATTGGCTCCATGATGGACGTCACCGAGCGCACCCGCCAGATGGAGACGATGGTGGAGGAGGCGAGATTCCGCGAGCGCTTCATCGGCATCCTGGGGCATGACCTGCGCAATCCGCTCAACGCCATCGTGCTGTCCGCGCGGGCGCAGAAGCGCCGGGGCCCGCTGGAGTGCACGCCGGAGCAGCACCGGCAGCATGCGCAGCGGATTGAGGCGTCCGCGACGCGCATGGGGAACATGATCGCGGACCTGCTGGATTTGACGCGCGCCCGGCTGGCCGGCGGCATCCCGCTGCGCAAGGCCCCCACGGACCTGGGGGCGGTGTGTCAGCAGGTGGTGGACGAATTGGCCGCGGCGCACCCGGATCGCGCGGTGGCGGTGGATGTGGACGGCAAGGCGGAAGGGGAGTGGGACGCGGAGCGGCTGGCGCAGGTGCTCTCCAACCTGGTGGGCAACGCGCTGGAGCACGGCAGCCCGGACGCGCCGGTGTTCCTGCGCTGCTGGGCGAAGGGCGAGCACCAGGTGCTGGAGGTGCAGAACCCGGGCAATCCCATCCCGGACGACCTGCGTGAGCGGCTGTTTGATCCGTTCCGCCAGGGCGAGGGCGAGCGCGAGCAGGGCGGCCGCCGCAACAGCGGGCTGGGGCTGGGGTTGTTCATCGTGAAGGAGATCGTCCAGGCGCATGGGGGGACGGTGGAGGTGACGTCGACGCAGAAGGAGGGCACGACGTTCACGGTGCGGCTGCCCCGACCGCCGCGCCCGAAGGCGAAGGCGAAGGCAGGCAAGGGCCGCACGCGGACGGCCTGA
- a CDS encoding TonB-dependent receptor domain-containing protein, with amino-acid sequence MTFAKRSTPWHAAALALSLCLTWPAWAQAPEADPGSARLGDTLDAGLPVTEENLTTGAAARSMDAPWTEGDGPRDGGTGTVAKEADLQRTPDGGWAVEPGAAPGDGADGGPALAAFVPPALVGDSPAPYPPRLVGEGVAGTVKLELLVDEAGEVDSATLVEGVHPLLNEAALHAAPSLRFSPAMMEGQPVAVRLSFEYRFEAPVPVATGADGGTLAPQGPITLKGLVRQKGNRRPLIGATLVSDAAPDAPVQTDENGRFEARFPTGGQAVRVFAPGHKPGLFREALKSTESLEVVYGLEPLVVNPYETVVRGDRERTEVSRITLHDAELREVPGTMGDPFRVVMLLPGVGSMLSGVAYPVVRGSQPASTGYFLDGIRIPILFHLFLGPAVIHPDFLDAIDFYPGSPPPQYGRLMGGAIDGRLTRPRDDRVHGSAYADFINAGFFIETPFKSTGTNVSLAGRYSYTPWIIALAANQLQDPPPPGRTNPKVVLDFWDYQARVEQDVGRGKLRLFAFGSSDTFGSEAQDDQGDTALQSVAFHRVDLRGRHPLGKGELEIGGTWGLDRFAVVSRGPDDGNEIYIDQGNFSGRLGYSVPLDERLLLRAGADLEHKRAIVDVLTVEDGQPVEEDTVRVPVALATFTGAYAEGVWTPNDRWTVVPGLRLDSYHLSGGFDHKVIEPRLTVRHKLTDTVTLKGGAGIFHQPPTTLISLPVVDVGSLLLGLQEGVQLSTGVEWKAFDKWEVGLDVYVNPMLRTIELTPFSDEGLTDDLDDIGGEPDVTDPPPGGGVRQDGFRRVRARQIDVDGPPVSRDDWDFPDFTSHGLAYGLELLIRYPLGNNWFGWLSYSLQRSTRRTTFYRYDSSGRVVSEDTADLPFAFDQTHILNLVVSHKFSNNITLGGVLHFNSGRPEYGTLGSQTHREGVDSDGRPTWVQVDRDRVDRLPAFFRFDLRVSKAWAYETFSLEAYLDMLNVTLNTETLGFDYLGGGYSRQPLTKNAVGLPIALPIIGVKGRY; translated from the coding sequence ATGACCTTCGCGAAGAGGAGCACGCCCTGGCACGCCGCCGCGCTGGCGCTTTCCCTGTGCCTGACGTGGCCGGCCTGGGCCCAAGCCCCTGAAGCGGACCCTGGCAGTGCCCGGCTGGGCGATACCCTGGACGCGGGCCTGCCTGTCACGGAGGAGAACCTCACCACCGGCGCCGCGGCTCGGAGCATGGACGCGCCGTGGACGGAAGGGGACGGCCCGCGGGACGGCGGCACGGGCACGGTCGCGAAGGAGGCGGACCTCCAGCGCACCCCGGACGGTGGCTGGGCGGTGGAGCCCGGCGCGGCTCCCGGTGATGGCGCGGACGGGGGCCCCGCGCTGGCCGCCTTCGTGCCGCCCGCGCTGGTGGGGGACTCGCCCGCGCCGTACCCGCCCCGGCTGGTGGGCGAGGGCGTGGCGGGCACGGTGAAGCTGGAGCTGCTGGTGGACGAGGCGGGCGAGGTGGACAGCGCCACGCTGGTGGAGGGCGTGCACCCGCTGCTCAACGAGGCCGCGCTGCACGCGGCGCCGTCCCTGCGCTTCTCTCCCGCGATGATGGAGGGCCAGCCCGTCGCGGTGCGCCTGTCCTTCGAGTACCGCTTCGAGGCGCCCGTCCCCGTGGCCACCGGGGCGGACGGCGGCACGTTGGCACCTCAGGGCCCCATCACGCTCAAGGGCCTGGTGCGGCAGAAGGGCAACCGCCGGCCGTTGATTGGGGCGACGCTGGTGTCGGACGCGGCGCCGGACGCGCCGGTGCAGACGGACGAGAACGGCCGCTTCGAGGCGCGCTTCCCCACGGGCGGCCAGGCGGTGCGCGTGTTCGCCCCCGGCCACAAGCCCGGCCTGTTCCGCGAGGCGCTGAAGTCCACCGAGTCGCTGGAGGTCGTCTACGGCCTGGAGCCGCTCGTGGTGAACCCCTACGAGACGGTGGTGCGAGGCGACCGCGAGCGCACGGAGGTCAGCCGCATCACGCTGCACGACGCGGAGCTGCGCGAGGTTCCCGGCACCATGGGCGACCCCTTCCGCGTGGTGATGCTGCTGCCGGGCGTGGGCAGCATGCTGTCCGGCGTGGCGTACCCGGTGGTGCGCGGCAGCCAGCCCGCGTCCACGGGCTACTTCCTGGACGGCATCCGCATCCCCATCCTCTTCCACCTGTTCCTGGGGCCCGCGGTCATCCACCCGGACTTCCTGGACGCCATCGACTTCTATCCGGGCTCGCCGCCGCCGCAGTACGGCCGGCTGATGGGCGGCGCCATCGACGGGCGCCTCACCCGTCCCCGCGACGACCGCGTGCACGGCAGCGCCTACGCGGACTTCATCAACGCGGGCTTCTTCATCGAGACGCCCTTCAAGTCCACCGGCACCAACGTCAGCCTCGCGGGCCGCTATTCCTATACGCCGTGGATCATCGCGCTCGCGGCCAATCAGTTGCAGGACCCGCCGCCGCCGGGGCGCACCAACCCGAAGGTGGTGCTGGACTTCTGGGACTACCAGGCCCGCGTGGAGCAGGACGTGGGGCGGGGCAAGCTGCGGCTGTTTGCCTTTGGCTCGTCGGACACGTTTGGTTCGGAGGCGCAGGACGACCAGGGCGACACCGCGCTCCAGTCCGTCGCCTTCCACCGCGTGGACCTGCGCGGCCGCCACCCGCTGGGCAAGGGCGAGCTGGAGATTGGCGGCACGTGGGGCCTGGACCGCTTCGCCGTCGTGTCGCGCGGGCCGGACGACGGGAACGAAATCTACATCGACCAGGGCAACTTCTCCGGGCGCCTGGGCTACAGCGTGCCATTGGATGAGCGGCTCCTGCTGCGCGCGGGCGCGGACCTGGAGCACAAGCGCGCCATCGTGGACGTGCTCACGGTGGAGGACGGCCAGCCGGTGGAGGAGGACACGGTGCGCGTGCCGGTGGCGCTGGCCACCTTCACCGGCGCGTACGCGGAAGGCGTGTGGACGCCCAATGACAGATGGACGGTGGTGCCCGGCCTGCGCCTGGACAGCTACCACCTGTCCGGCGGCTTCGACCACAAGGTCATCGAGCCGCGCCTCACCGTGCGCCACAAGCTCACCGACACCGTGACGCTCAAGGGCGGCGCGGGCATCTTCCACCAGCCGCCCACCACCCTCATCAGCCTGCCGGTGGTGGACGTGGGCAGTCTGTTGTTGGGCCTCCAGGAGGGCGTGCAGCTCTCCACCGGCGTGGAGTGGAAGGCCTTCGACAAGTGGGAGGTGGGGCTGGACGTCTATGTGAACCCCATGCTGCGCACCATCGAGCTCACGCCCTTCTCCGACGAGGGCCTGACGGACGACCTGGATGACATCGGGGGAGAGCCAGACGTCACGGACCCTCCGCCTGGAGGGGGCGTCCGCCAGGACGGCTTCCGGCGGGTGCGCGCGCGGCAGATTGACGTGGATGGACCGCCGGTCAGCCGGGACGACTGGGACTTCCCGGACTTCACCAGCCACGGTCTGGCGTATGGTCTGGAGTTGCTGATCCGCTACCCGCTGGGGAACAACTGGTTCGGCTGGCTTTCGTACAGCCTCCAGCGCAGCACGCGGCGGACCACCTTCTATCGATACGACTCATCAGGTCGGGTCGTCTCCGAGGACACCGCGGACCTGCCCTTTGCGTTCGATCAGACACACATCCTGAACCTGGTGGTCAGCCACAAGTTCTCCAACAACATCACCCTGGGCGGCGTGCTCCACTTCAACAGCGGACGCCCGGAGTACGGCACCCTGGGAAGCCAGACGCACCGCGAGGGCGTGGACTCCGACGGCCGCCCCACGTGGGTGCAGGTGGACAGGGACCGGGTGGACCGGCTGCCGGCCTTCTTCCGCTTCGACCTGCGCGTCTCCAAGGCCTGGGCCTACGAGACGTTCAGCCTGGAGGCCTACCTGGACATGCTCAACGTCACCCTCAACACGGAGACGCTGGGCTTCGACTATCTGGGCGGCGGCTACAGCCGGCAACCCCTGACCAAGAATGCGGTGGGACTGCCCATCGCCCTGCCCATCATCGGCGTCAAGGGCCGGTACTGA
- a CDS encoding helix-turn-helix transcriptional regulator — translation MAPASAAALSRRQLERKLAVSVGAAARAARLRAGLTQADVADRVGIASEVYGRLERGKMMPSVPTLFRLCLALQLSADASLGLALAAAAGAGLWEEDSTDKDDLPEMRRLLRAVRRLPRPQLKLMSLVASAILPTRR, via the coding sequence GTGGCGCCCGCGTCGGCGGCGGCGCTGTCGCGGCGGCAGTTGGAGCGCAAGCTGGCGGTCAGCGTGGGGGCGGCGGCCCGGGCCGCGCGTCTGCGGGCGGGCCTCACGCAGGCGGACGTGGCGGATCGCGTCGGCATCGCGTCGGAGGTCTACGGCCGGCTGGAGCGGGGCAAGATGATGCCCAGCGTCCCCACGCTGTTCCGCCTGTGCCTGGCGCTGCAGTTGTCCGCGGACGCGTCCCTGGGGCTGGCCCTGGCGGCGGCGGCGGGCGCGGGGCTGTGGGAGGAGGACTCCACGGACAAGGACGACCTGCCGGAGATGCGCCGCCTGTTGCGCGCGGTGCGCCGGCTGCCGCGCCCCCAGCTCAAGTTGATGAGCCTGGTGGCCAGCGCCATCCTGCCCACGCGCCGCTGA
- a CDS encoding putative glycolipid-binding domain-containing protein, which translates to MTARTARPGGPPVGRCLQSLTWRRLESPGTEHFELWESAEGPLLAGTVVGVGEGLPLLVRYTVACDPDWHTREARLAVHQGGTRRTLVLQVDDHQRWWRDGREVPELRGCVDVDLSVTPATNTLPIRRLALEPGQGRDVTAAWVRLPDLSLERLEQRYTRLSSTRYRYESAQGTFVAELDTDALGLVTHYPDGWGRVATADG; encoded by the coding sequence ATGACGGCGCGCACCGCCCGGCCCGGCGGTCCGCCCGTGGGCCGCTGCCTCCAATCCCTCACCTGGCGGCGCCTGGAGTCCCCGGGCACCGAGCACTTCGAGCTGTGGGAGTCCGCCGAAGGGCCGCTCCTCGCTGGCACCGTGGTGGGGGTGGGCGAGGGCCTGCCGCTGCTCGTGCGCTACACCGTGGCGTGCGACCCGGACTGGCACACGCGCGAGGCGCGGCTGGCCGTGCATCAGGGCGGCACGCGGCGCACGCTGGTGCTCCAGGTGGATGACCACCAGCGCTGGTGGCGCGACGGGCGCGAGGTGCCGGAGCTGCGCGGGTGCGTGGACGTGGACCTGAGCGTCACCCCCGCCACCAACACCCTGCCCATCCGCCGGCTGGCGCTGGAGCCGGGCCAGGGCCGGGACGTGACGGCCGCGTGGGTGCGGCTGCCGGACCTGTCCCTGGAGCGGCTGGAGCAGCGCTACACCCGGCTGTCCTCCACCCGCTACCGCTACGAGAGCGCGCAAGGCACCTTCGTCGCGGAGCTGGACACCGACGCGCTGGGGCTCGTGACGCACTACCCGGATGGCTGGGGACGCGTCGCCACGGCGGACGGTTGA
- a CDS encoding DUF4157 domain-containing protein: MGSPTSLNPQAVRDSRRDAPRLAPLTARVADAGHGLFTGIAGASAGAARSAYLALMLFASGMARCATGRSRDGLPQLKRSLFRVAQVPVDLVLMLGGRVLSAVQVVTGLEPVGRRLTDVEVDRLRPIFGDSLDYRCVRVKEGALGLLGLPGRAFAHGDVLFIPPGYGAVGFRLLVHELTHVWQHQHGGTGYLSGALAAQYLGDGYDWRKAVGHRRWAELNPEQQAQFIEDAADAQLIPHVGRPTPQQRLRGWSDAALCLLDEALDCLYAGRGAP; encoded by the coding sequence TTGGGGTCTCCTACCTCGCTCAATCCGCAAGCCGTCCGTGACTCCCGCCGTGACGCTCCCCGCCTGGCGCCGTTGACGGCGCGGGTGGCGGACGCGGGCCACGGGCTGTTCACCGGAATCGCCGGGGCGTCCGCGGGCGCCGCGCGCAGCGCGTACCTGGCGCTGATGCTCTTCGCCAGCGGCATGGCCCGCTGCGCGACGGGGCGCTCGCGGGACGGGCTGCCCCAGCTCAAGCGCTCCCTGTTCCGCGTGGCGCAGGTGCCGGTGGACCTGGTGCTGATGCTGGGCGGGCGCGTGCTGTCCGCCGTGCAGGTGGTGACGGGCCTGGAGCCCGTGGGCCGCCGGCTGACGGACGTGGAGGTGGACCGGCTGCGCCCCATCTTCGGCGACAGCCTGGACTACCGCTGCGTGCGCGTGAAGGAAGGCGCCCTGGGCCTGCTGGGCCTGCCGGGCCGCGCGTTCGCCCATGGCGACGTCCTCTTCATCCCGCCCGGCTACGGCGCGGTGGGCTTCCGGCTGCTGGTGCACGAGCTCACGCACGTGTGGCAGCACCAGCACGGCGGCACGGGCTACCTGAGCGGCGCGCTCGCGGCCCAGTACCTGGGGGACGGCTACGACTGGCGCAAGGCCGTGGGCCACCGGCGCTGGGCGGAGCTCAACCCGGAGCAGCAGGCCCAGTTCATCGAGGACGCGGCCGACGCGCAGCTCATCCCCCACGTGGGCCGCCCCACGCCCCAGCAGCGGCTGCGCGGCTGGAGCGACGCCGCCCTGTGCCTGCTGGACGAGGCCCTGGACTGCCTCTACGCGGGACGGGGCGCGCCGTGA
- a CDS encoding metallophosphoesterase codes for MLSLLLGLGLPVALHIYIGLRLFTAPGWPAPWAAVGWGLLGLCFLVLLAGFRAARREATGFSRVIQWGAYLWLGAFGVFLTAVLASDIVGAALSLSGTVTDMHALARGRAAAVLGTVVPAVAFAFVTARGRARVERTTVALKDLGPGLEGLRVVQLSDVHVGPTLDGVWLQRVVDQVNALKPDLVAITGDLVDGSVEDLRDQMTPLASLKAPLGVYYVTGNHEFYHGARAWMAEVARLGITVLTNEHRVVERGGAKLVVAGVTDHDAGHIDPPLESRPDLALAGAPPDVPRLLLAHQPRTALSLKGLRVDLQLSGHTHGGQIFPFMFFVKLQQPVVQGLATVAGTRVYTHRGTGYWGPPMRLGPAPEIAALTLVGAPRSGGDSSQA; via the coding sequence ATGCTGTCCCTGCTGCTGGGGCTGGGCCTGCCCGTCGCGCTGCACATCTACATCGGCCTGCGCCTCTTCACCGCGCCCGGCTGGCCCGCTCCCTGGGCCGCGGTGGGCTGGGGACTGTTGGGCCTCTGCTTCCTCGTGCTGCTGGCGGGTTTCCGCGCCGCGCGCCGTGAGGCCACCGGCTTCTCCCGCGTCATCCAGTGGGGCGCGTACCTGTGGCTGGGCGCGTTCGGCGTGTTCCTCACCGCCGTGCTGGCCTCCGACATCGTGGGCGCCGCGCTGTCGCTTTCCGGCACCGTCACGGACATGCACGCGCTCGCCCGGGGCCGCGCGGCCGCCGTGCTGGGCACCGTCGTGCCCGCCGTGGCCTTCGCCTTCGTCACCGCGCGCGGCAGGGCCCGCGTGGAGCGCACCACCGTGGCCCTGAAGGACCTGGGCCCGGGCCTGGAGGGCCTGCGCGTCGTGCAGCTGTCCGACGTGCACGTGGGCCCCACCCTGGACGGTGTGTGGCTCCAGCGCGTGGTGGACCAGGTCAACGCCCTGAAGCCGGACCTCGTCGCCATCACCGGTGACCTGGTGGATGGCTCCGTGGAGGACCTGCGCGACCAGATGACGCCGCTCGCGTCCCTCAAGGCCCCGCTGGGCGTCTACTACGTCACCGGAAACCACGAGTTCTACCATGGCGCCCGCGCCTGGATGGCCGAGGTCGCCCGGCTGGGCATCACCGTCCTCACCAACGAACACCGCGTCGTGGAGCGCGGCGGCGCGAAGCTCGTCGTCGCGGGCGTCACCGACCACGACGCCGGCCACATCGATCCACCCCTGGAGAGCCGCCCCGACCTCGCGCTCGCCGGCGCCCCGCCGGACGTGCCCCGGCTGCTGCTGGCCCACCAGCCCCGCACCGCCCTGTCCCTGAAGGGCCTGCGCGTGGACCTCCAGCTGTCCGGCCACACCCATGGCGGGCAGATCTTCCCCTTCATGTTCTTCGTGAAGCTCCAGCAGCCCGTCGTCCAGGGCCTCGCCACCGTCGCCGGGACCCGGGTCTATACGCACCGCGGCACCGGCTACTGGGGTCCCCCCATGCGCCTGGGGCCCGCCCCGGAGATCGCGGCCCTCACCCTGGTAGGAGCTCCCCGTTCTGGCGGTGATTCAAGCCAAGCTTGA
- a CDS encoding DUSAM domain-containing protein, which translates to MDEQELNWDDVRDLARRVSDGEPFKLTSESRAILQRTGPQVGIPAADVERALHGEASAATLLGEVAKRIRDGSHRLSRALSEATRRQEASDMDGARQVLRAIVEDEVVPLYRDIAQIQLEALDEG; encoded by the coding sequence ATGGACGAGCAGGAATTGAACTGGGACGACGTTCGGGACCTCGCGCGTCGCGTCTCGGACGGGGAGCCGTTCAAGCTCACCTCCGAGTCGCGTGCCATTCTCCAGCGCACTGGCCCCCAGGTTGGAATTCCCGCAGCGGACGTCGAGCGGGCGCTCCATGGCGAGGCCAGCGCCGCGACGCTGCTCGGCGAGGTCGCAAAGCGCATCCGGGACGGGTCTCACCGTTTGTCACGCGCCCTCAGTGAAGCAACACGGCGGCAGGAGGCGAGCGACATGGACGGCGCACGGCAGGTGCTCCGCGCCATCGTGGAGGACGAGGTCGTGCCGCTCTACCGTGACATCGCGCAAATCCAACTCGAAGCCCTGGATGAGGGCTGA
- the agmC gene encoding adventurous gliding motility protein AgmC — MRITLALIVGLLLAQVARAEPDSFDLGTGRDGVLNLAAGQGLALGMAAPLGKSVAEGGLELVVSGTKIAAGDLVMIHESTGLASAPDVGNTKPVSLVGTVTLGRWELARVERVSSTTPALLTLTAPLRYGYAAGRTQVLRVYEYSDVIIPEGARLTVSQWNGRSGGILAMLVSGKVVNDGRIDADGLGYQGGIFRTDAADLNGCTALDLEQGKGGSARGEGVAGTVSRTGIVSGRGNLANGGGGGNCAAAGGGGGGHGGVGGIGGRTATGDGSRDQGGLGGAALSYSVFERFTFGGGGGAGQGSDTAGANGAAGGGVVFIRSSAFDGKGVYSASGSTAGASTGNDGAGGGGAGGAVVLRAVELLNCGGVEARGGAGGNTQLDKQPFGPGGGGAGGRILIEGKTLACPPNVSAGSAGVSASAGAGSYGAGPATAASDGGTPDGGTSTGTVQQVSQAFQVPVTPAITAPVSGEASTSTRPRFEGTAGTTGPVVHIVVDGREIGATVPGSDGRFTFDPTAPLNAGAHDVVAWAESLGVASKPSTPVRFTTPAVVLADGGVVQMAVLVVPSNGDTVGPTPLFAGTAPNGVNVGVVIDDGPDHIVPLDLLGRFRYQVPNSAPLSVGTHKVTVHSHNEAGDDGPYSDVVGFEVVVAGADGGTDGGTDAGTVDPATPMVLVPEEGATVDPTFMFVGVALPGTSVRLEVDGKALATATADDEGVFRHVLTADTALATGAHKVVAQVVTDSGEAGLRSPEVGFQVRGPTDLDVGCGCGSAPAGMISLWALLGLGALARRRRSRS; from the coding sequence ATGCGCATCACGCTGGCTCTCATCGTTGGATTGCTCCTGGCGCAGGTCGCTCGCGCCGAGCCGGATTCCTTTGACCTGGGCACCGGACGCGACGGCGTGCTCAACCTCGCCGCGGGGCAGGGGCTCGCCCTGGGCATGGCCGCTCCGCTGGGGAAGAGCGTCGCGGAGGGAGGCCTGGAGCTGGTCGTGTCCGGCACCAAGATCGCCGCTGGCGATCTGGTGATGATCCACGAGAGCACCGGTCTGGCTTCCGCGCCTGACGTGGGCAACACGAAGCCCGTGTCGCTGGTGGGGACGGTCACGCTGGGACGCTGGGAGCTGGCGCGGGTGGAGCGGGTGTCGTCCACCACGCCCGCCCTCCTCACGCTGACCGCGCCGCTGCGTTACGGGTACGCCGCGGGGCGCACGCAGGTGTTGCGCGTGTACGAGTACTCCGACGTCATCATCCCGGAGGGCGCGCGGCTCACCGTGTCGCAGTGGAACGGCAGGTCCGGCGGCATCCTCGCGATGCTGGTGAGTGGGAAGGTCGTCAACGACGGCCGCATCGACGCGGATGGCCTGGGCTATCAGGGCGGCATCTTCCGGACCGACGCCGCCGACCTGAATGGCTGCACGGCGTTGGACCTGGAGCAGGGCAAGGGCGGATCCGCGCGCGGCGAGGGTGTGGCGGGCACGGTGTCCCGGACCGGCATCGTCAGCGGGCGCGGCAACCTGGCCAACGGCGGTGGCGGCGGCAACTGCGCGGCGGCCGGCGGCGGCGGTGGCGGGCACGGCGGCGTGGGCGGCATCGGGGGGCGCACGGCCACGGGGGACGGCTCGCGCGACCAGGGCGGCCTGGGCGGCGCGGCGCTGAGCTACTCCGTGTTCGAGCGCTTCACGTTCGGCGGTGGTGGCGGCGCGGGACAGGGCTCCGACACGGCCGGCGCCAACGGCGCCGCGGGCGGCGGCGTGGTGTTCATCCGCTCCAGCGCGTTCGATGGCAAGGGCGTCTACAGCGCGTCGGGCTCGACGGCGGGGGCCTCGACGGGCAACGACGGCGCGGGCGGTGGCGGCGCGGGCGGCGCGGTGGTGCTGCGCGCGGTGGAGCTCCTGAACTGCGGCGGGGTCGAGGCGCGCGGCGGCGCGGGCGGCAACACGCAGTTGGACAAGCAGCCCTTCGGCCCGGGCGGTGGTGGAGCTGGAGGACGCATCCTGATCGAGGGCAAGACCCTCGCGTGCCCGCCCAACGTGAGCGCGGGCAGCGCGGGGGTGTCCGCCTCCGCGGGCGCGGGTTCGTACGGCGCGGGGCCGGCCACCGCGGCGTCGGATGGCGGCACTCCGGACGGCGGCACGTCCACGGGGACGGTGCAGCAGGTGTCCCAGGCCTTCCAGGTCCCCGTCACGCCCGCCATCACGGCGCCCGTGTCGGGCGAGGCGTCCACCTCCACGCGCCCGCGCTTCGAGGGGACCGCGGGCACGACGGGGCCGGTCGTCCACATCGTCGTGGATGGGCGGGAGATTGGCGCGACGGTGCCGGGGTCGGATGGCCGCTTCACCTTCGACCCCACCGCGCCGCTGAACGCGGGCGCGCACGACGTGGTCGCGTGGGCGGAGTCGCTGGGCGTGGCGAGCAAGCCCTCCACGCCGGTGCGCTTCACCACGCCCGCGGTGGTGCTCGCGGACGGGGGCGTCGTGCAGATGGCCGTGCTGGTGGTGCCCTCGAATGGAGACACCGTGGGGCCCACGCCGCTGTTCGCCGGCACCGCGCCCAACGGCGTGAACGTGGGCGTGGTCATCGACGACGGGCCGGACCACATCGTGCCGTTGGACCTGCTGGGGCGCTTCCGCTACCAGGTGCCGAACTCCGCGCCGCTGAGCGTGGGCACGCACAAGGTCACGGTGCACTCGCACAACGAGGCGGGCGATGACGGGCCGTACTCCGACGTCGTGGGCTTCGAGGTGGTGGTGGCCGGCGCGGACGGCGGAACGGACGGCGGCACCGACGCGGGCACGGTGGATCCGGCGACGCCCATGGTGCTCGTGCCCGAGGAGGGCGCGACGGTGGATCCGACCTTCATGTTCGTGGGCGTGGCGCTGCCCGGCACGTCCGTGCGGCTGGAAGTGGACGGCAAGGCGCTCGCGACCGCCACCGCGGATGACGAAGGCGTCTTCCGCCACGTGCTGACGGCGGACACCGCGCTCGCGACGGGGGCGCACAAGGTCGTCGCGCAGGTGGTGACGGACTCGGGCGAGGCGGGGCTGCGCTCACCGGAGGTGGGCTTCCAGGTGCGAGGCCCCACCGACCTGGACGTGGGCTGCGGCTGCGGCTCGGCGCCCGCGGGGATGATCAGCCTCTGGGCGCTGCTGGGCCTGGGCGCCCTGGCGCGCCGCCGCCGCTCGCGGAGCTGA
- a CDS encoding cupin domain-containing protein, protein MASPHLIHAEDVPWTELAHGSRVALKRKQLGAAAHGRKLGCSLVELPPGRRSWPLHYHLGNEEAVYVLSGKGRMRLGTQTLPVREGDYVALPPGAECAHQLINDGDEPLRYLCFSTMEAPDVLVYADSKKVGVFAGAAPGGDKASRTLHAYLPLDAQVDYWEGEEP, encoded by the coding sequence ATGGCCTCGCCCCACCTCATCCACGCCGAAGATGTTCCCTGGACCGAGCTCGCCCACGGCAGCCGCGTGGCGCTCAAACGCAAGCAATTGGGCGCCGCCGCGCACGGCCGCAAGCTCGGGTGCAGCCTGGTGGAGCTTCCGCCGGGCCGCCGCTCGTGGCCGCTGCACTACCACCTGGGCAATGAAGAGGCCGTGTATGTCCTGTCCGGCAAGGGGCGGATGCGACTGGGGACCCAGACGCTGCCCGTGCGCGAAGGGGACTACGTCGCGCTGCCTCCGGGCGCGGAGTGCGCGCACCAGCTCATCAACGACGGTGACGAGCCGCTGCGCTACCTATGCTTCTCCACCATGGAGGCGCCGGACGTGCTCGTGTACGCGGACTCGAAGAAGGTGGGCGTCTTCGCGGGGGCGGCGCCCGGGGGTGACAAGGCGTCGCGCACGCTGCACGCGTATCTGCCCCTGGACGCGCAGGTGGATTACTGGGAGGGCGAGGAGCCCTGA